Sequence from the Fictibacillus arsenicus genome:
GGTGATAAAGAGAGACCGATGCAATAATCAATTGAACTTGATATAAGCAGGTGCCGTGTTCTTTTTAATTCGTGTTCAGCTTCGTGGAGATAGTCGATCCTTGCTGAAGTTATTAATGTGGTTGTGCCGCGCTGTGTTTTCTCAACCGCCTGTCTCCTAACATCCTCTACGGTCATTTTATTGATAGACATTAGTGGCGTAATATGACCGGGTATCATCTTAAAACCATGCATCGACATTCTCATAACATTCATTCTAAGAGGCCCTTGTGATACATATGATATTTTTTGAGAATCTACTAGATAAGAAAGTACTGTATTTGTACCAAGCGATTCTAATGGGCGCTCAATAATATACCGCATAGCTCGCCTCCTTTTATCTCTTTAAGACAAGCTATGATTCTATTATAAAATATATGATAAAAGAAAAATAAACAAAAAAAGTCCTGACATGTAAGCGTTGTCAGGAAAGTATAATATGGATAGGAGTGGAGAGAAACCATATTAACTACATTATAAATAGAGTATTCTGAAAATGCAACACTTTTTTGAAAATTATGAAAATAGCCCGAGTATCTGATCGATACCGGGCTAAAATATCAGTTCACACTTTCAACAAGGGATTCTATATATGCTTCTAAATGTCCAATTATTTCTTTGTTATGTTCTTCTTCACCTATCGTGATTCGAATCATCGTTGGAAAACCGAGTGCACTTCCTGAACGGACAATGTAGCCTTTCTTTAATAGATAATTAAATGCTGAATCTGCGTCAGAATTTACATCAAGTAATATAAAGTTAGCCTCTGAAGGGTAGTAAAGAAGGTCTTTTCTTTCACAGAAAGAATAGAAGAGTTCGAGCCCCTCCCTGTTCTTCTGTTTACACTCATTAATAAAGCCCTCATCCTCCAATGCGCCTATTGCTGCTGCTTGAGCAAGTCTTGATGTATTGAATGGTTCTCGAGCTGGCTCCATACCTTTAATAATAGATCTATCCGCTATACCGTATCCTATACGGAGCGCAGCTAGTCCATGTGCTTTAGAAAATGTACGCAGAATTACTAGATTAGGATAATTCTTTAAATAATGAATGGTATTAGGATAATCATTTGCCGAAACATATTCGAAGTATGCTTCATCACTAACCACAATGACATTAGAAGGAACCTTTTTCATAAATTGAACAAAATCATTTTCGGGTATGTAGTTCCCCGTAGGATTGTTCGGATTACATAGCCAGACGATCTTTGTCTGATGATCAATTTCTTCAATCATTGAATCTAAATCATGGTTACCGTTAATTAACGGCACCTCTCTAATTTCTGCTCCTTCAATAACTGCATTGTGGCGGTATTGAGGAAAAGTGGGAGCAGCCATTACGGTGTTCGTTTCAGGAGATAAATAAGCTCGGCAAAGAATTTGAACAACTTCATCGGAACCATTTCCAAAAATAAGCTGTTCTTGTTCTACCCCTAAATAACCAGATAATTTTTCTCTAATCTCAGCTGCATATCCATCCGGATAAACTTGAAGATTTGAAAGTTCTTCTGTTATCTTATCTTTGGCTAATTTAGAACATCCATAAGGATTCTCATTGGAAGCGAGTTTGATTATTTTTTCTAATCCTAACTCACGCTTTACTTCCTCAACGGGTTTACCTGGTTTGTATGGCTGTAATGATAACAACTGTTCTTTCGGCTGCATTTTCCCACTCCTTTTTTAACGGCTATAAACAGGCAGCAACGATTCTACATACTGTTTAAACTCTCTAATCGCTTCTTCTCTGTTATTAATAAGTTCATTCTCCAGCGATTCAATCTTCTTAACGATGGCGCTTCCTACGATAAATCCATCACTTGTTCCTTCGAATTGTTCGATTTGATTTCTTTTAGACAATCCAAATCCTACTAAAACAGGAACAGCAGAATTTTCTTTAGCAGCTCTTAGGAAATCGTTCAATCCATCACGGAATTCACTTCTTATTCCAGTCACTCCAAGTGAAGAAATGCAATATAGAAAACCTTCCGCTTCACTAGAAAGCATATTAAGCTTTTCTTTATTTGTAGTTGGAGCTACTAATGAGATCAAAGCAAGGTGATGAGCTGAGCACATTTCTTTTAGATAAGAGCTTTCTTCATAAGGTAGATCTGGCACCAAGACGCCGTCAACGCCACCTTCTTCTGCTAGCGTCATGAAGCGATTTTCTCCTAATTGTAACAAAAGATTATAATAAGTAAAGATGATTACGGGAATCTTCAAGCCTCTCTCCCGCAGCTTTGAGACCAGTTTGATCGTTTTCTCCAGGTTCATTTTCTGCTTTAATCCCCTCATGCCTGCCCGCTGGATAACTGGACCGTCCGCAAGAGGATCTGAATAGGGCACGCCAAGTTCCAGGGCTGCCGCACCGCAATCTTCCAATGCTAAAGAAAGTTCTATTGTAGCCTCTTCACACGGGTCACCTGCCATAATATAAGGAACGAATCGATAATCAGCTGAATTTTGAAAAGCTGTCCATCTCTTATTCATGCTGATTCCCTCCTTCGGCTTTTTCCATAAGTGTATGAACATCCTTGTCTCCTCTGCCGGATAGGCATACGACTACTGATTCATCTTTGTTCATATTCTTTGCAAGTTTTAGGCTGTACGCTACCGCATGGGCACTCTCTAGCGCACAGAGGATGCCTTCGTTCAAGCATAAAGACTTTAACGCTTCTAAAGATTCTTGGTCGGTTACAGCTTCATACTTTACCCTTCCGGTTTCATGAAGATAAGCATGTTCAGGTCCGATTCCTGGATAGTCCAATCCTGCAGATATTGAATAAGGCTCCGTAATTTGACCTTCTTCCGTTTGCAGCAGTTTTGTAAGAGATCCATGTATCACGCCGTTTGTCCCCTTTGATAAGGTAGCAGCATGCTGATTCGTTTCTATTCCTTTGCCTGCAGCTTCTATACCAAAAAGAGGAACATCTTTATTGATAAATGGTGCAAACATTCCGATAGCATTGCTTCCTCCGCCGACACATGCAACAACTGCGCCTGGTAAGCTCCCGTCATTTTCCCGGGTAAATTGATCCATCGTTTCAAAACCGATTACCTGCTGGAAATTCTTCACCATTTTAGGATAAGGATGCGGACCGACAGCTGAGCCGATAAGATAAAACGTATCTTCAACAGCTGCCACCCATTCCCTGATCGCTTCATTCGTAGCGTCTTTTAGCGTTTGACTTCCGCTCGTTACCTCGATCACTTCTGCACCTAGAAGTTTCATACGAAAAACATTCAACGCCTGTCTTCTTATATCCTCTTTTCCCATATATACTTTGCAGGAAAGGCCGTATTTAGCGGCTACGGTCGCTGCAGCAACTCCATGCTGTCCCGCTCCTGTTTCAGCAATAATTTTTTTTTTGCCCATCCTAACCGCTAAGAGTGCTTGTCCGATGGCATTATTTATTTTATGAGCCCCAGTGTGATTAAGATCTTCACGTTTCAAATAAATCTTTGCACCTCCATTAACCTCACTCAATCGTTCAGCTAAAGTTAGAGGAGTTGGTCTTCCTGAATAAATAGCAAGTTCGTTTTGAAACCGCTCCTGAAACTCCTTGTCTTTCATGGCTTCTTCAAATGCTTTTTCAAGTTCTTCAAGTGCAAACATTATTGTTTCAGGTACATATTTTCCGCCAAAGTCACCATATCTTCCTCGGTGATCAGGTACGATTGCTGCTGACATGTGAAATCATCCTTTCCAGTTTTTTTATCCGTTCACTGCTTTTTTTCCCCTCGTATTCTATGCCTCCGCTCAGATCAACCCCATATGGATCATATTCAAGCAAGGAATTGATGTTTTCCGGGTTGATTCCGCCTGCTATAAAACACGGAACATTTTCTTTTTTTGCCTCTTTTAAAATTGCCGGCACCTGAGTCCAGGAAAACGAAATACCGGTACCTCCGAATTGCCCTTTCGATACAGAGTCAACTACAATTGCATCTGCATATTTTGCAAATACAGAAATCTGTTCGGAGATCGTGCCGCTATAAGGAATAGCTTTATAGACTAGCTTTTTTGTACGTTTCTTCAGATTAATAATCGTACTAACCGATTCATTTCCGTGGCATTGAATAATATCAAGCGGAACTTCTTTTGCCGCCGAAACCATCTCTTCTATTGAACTATTCTGAAATACACCTGCTAAAAGTTTTCGTTTTTCATGGAAACGAACCCATGACGAGACTTCTTCAGGGGTTACCTTTCTTTTGCTTTCAGCAAAAACAAAACCAATAATATCAGCTCTAGATGAAGAAAGAAGCTTGTAGTCATCCTCTGACTGGCAGCCGCAATATTTAACGTACATTACCATAGATCTCCGTTATTTTCTTTTCAATAGAATCAGCACGCATAAGTGATTCCCCTATCAGCATTCCGTTCACACCATGATCTGAGAGTCTTTTCACATCAGTACCCGATTTAATTCCGCTTTCACTGATCACTATTGTTTCTTTTTTTATATAGGGAAGCAACGAAAAGGTGTGATTGATGCTAGTAGTAAAGTTTTTTAAGTCACGGTTGTTTATTCCGATCATAGAAGGGTTACAAACTTCATAGACTTGATCGATCTCCTCTTTTGTGTGGACTTCTATTAAGCACTCAAGACCGCATTCTTCTGCAAATTTATGAAGTGCTTTTAACTTTTCTTTCGTTAAGCAAGCTGCAATCAGCAATATTGCATCTGCTCCATGTTCAACACTCTCAATAATTTGCCTTTCATCAATTATAAAATCTTTTCTCAGCAACGGAATGGAAACATGCTTTCGAATTTCTTTTAAATATTTAAGGCTTCCCTGAAAGAACTCATTATCTGTTAGAACCGATAAGCAAGCTGCTCCAGCCTCTTCATACTCTTTAGCAATGCTTACAGGATTAAAATTTTCTTTAATAATTCCTTTGGATGGTGAAGCTTTCTTCACTTCTGCAATCAATGCTGGCTTATTTTCAGATCTCAGCAGATTCAAGGCAAATGGACGATGGTCTTTTTCAATAAAATCTAAATTCGCTGATCTCGTGATCGGAGGAAGAACATCGATCTCTTTTTCTTTTTGCTGTAAGATTTTAGTTAACAAGAACTTTCTCCTCCTCTTTATTGATTGATAATAGATGTTTATATGCTTTGCCTGATCTCAGGCAGTTCTCGATCACTTCAACGCCTTCCCTGATCCCGTGAACACGGTTTGATGCAAACAATGCTGCAGCCGCATTTAGGATAACGATATTTTTTGCTGATTCATTTCCTTGACCTTTTAATATAGCAGTGATTAATTCCGCACTTTCTTGCTTATCATTTACAGTAATATCTTTTAATGAACCTCTTTTCAGCCCTGCTTCTTCTGGTGTATATGAAAATTCAGTAATTTCTCCTTTTTCAACTAAAAACATTTTTGTCTCCCCAGTAATCGAGCATTCATCCAGCCCATCTTTTCCTGTAACTAAAAGTGCTTTCTTAATACCGAGTATTTTAATAGCTTCTGCCATCGCTGCTGCAGCATTTTCATCACTTACACCAATCAGCTGATAAGATGGCGACATCGGGTTTACTAGAGGACCAATAATATTAAAAATAGTCCTAAAAGATAGCTGCCGTCTTAAGTGAGCGACTTTTTTCAATGATGGATGAAAATAAGGTGCATGTAAAAATGCTATGTCATATTTATTTAACTGTAAATTTGCTTCATAACTGTTTGTAGCCACTTTAATTCCGAGAGCTTCTAACACATCAGAACTTCCGCTTTTGGATGTGACCGCTTTGTTCCCATGCTTAGCTACTTTGATGCCAAGAGAAGATAAGATGATGCTGACCGCAGTAGATATATTAAAGGTGGATGCTCCATCACCGCCCGTTCCGCAAGTATCCATAATTTCATCCGGGCATCTTCTGCTGACTTGTTTTGAAAGTTTTCGAATCGCCTTTACAAAACCTGTGATTTCTTGAGCGGTCTCACCGCGATAGCTCATAATACTAAGAATAGAAATGGCTTCTGCATCAGTTACACGTCCATTAACGAGGCTTTCCATAAAATAAAAAGCTTCATTCTCTGTCATCGTTTCATTTTTTACTAATTTTTTATTAAGTGATTGAATCATAAGAACACCCCTTTAAACGTTTTGTTTTGTTCTGCACTGAGATAAAACAATCGTTCAAGGCGGGTTATGAAAGGATAAGATCATAAAGCACACCTCCGCAGATTACGGAGAGTGAGGGGGTAATAAGAGGACGATTCATTTATGGACCATGTACTCCTTACTATAAAAGGATACAAAAAAGCCATGCAGAAATAACCCGCATGGCATATGTACATTTCCATTCTCGGCTCTGCTCCACTCAAACTCTCTCAACTTGTCTCAACTAAGCTCTAAATACTCTAACCTATTGCTCTAAACTTATCAGTTACATTAAACCATTCATTTTAATCTGTCAACTATTAGAAAGTGAAATCCATATAATAATTGATTATTTTTTTCTGTAAAAGAATGGTTCTTCTGATTCTAATCCGTACAAACCAGGATTAAAGATCTGTTCTGTGCTCCCAACAAATAATACTCCTCCTGGACGCAATGCTTTACTGAATTTTTCATATAAAACCGCTTTTGCTTCTTCTGTAAAATAAATCATCACATTTCGGCAGACGATTAAATCAAAGTCTTTCCCGAATGGATCGGAAAGAAGGTTTTGCTTTCTGAATGTTACATGCTTTTTTATATCGTCATTTACTTTTAAACCGAGTTCCTGCTTTGAAAAATAACGCTTTTTTTTCACATTCGGGACATCTTGAGCAGCTTTTTCAAAGTAAAAACCGTTTTTTGCCTGTTCTAAAACTTGTTCATCTAAATCTGTCGCCAATATAGAAAAGTTGGAGATCCCTTTAATTTCTGAAAGCATCATCGAAAGTGTATATGGCTCTTCCCCTGTCGAACATGCTGCACTCCATGCTTTCAAAGATGAACGTTCATCTAAGAGCCTCGGCAAGATCTTTTGTTCAAGCACTTCCCAGCGAGATGGATTTCTATAGAACTCAGAAACATTAATAGTCATTCTGTCTAAAAATTCATCCAGCATAGTCCTGTCATTTGATAACGATTGATAATAGTCAGAAAAGGAACCGAAAGATCTCTTTTCTCTTAATGCGATCAGTCGCCGTTTCATTTGTGCTTCTTTATATTTTGAAAGATCAATTCCCGTCTTCAGCAAAATGTTCTTTTTAAATACCTCATAGTCCAAGTCCATTTATTTCTCTCCCGTTTGTCATATGCTGCTGCTTTGTTCACCATTCATATCCCTTATATCGGTGGACTTTAAACTTTTTTCATGTCCTCATTGAAACGCAAGGTACAGTTATTCATTTGTTTCCATAAAATGTTAAATTATATGATAACCGCTCATTTTTATGTGATTGTCACCATTTTTTATGGATTATTGCGACTTTTTATATGATAATGTCTTTTTTTATATGATTATTAAATATGAACTTAAAATTTGTTTTCTCAGAAGGAATTTCGCGGAAATCGAGCAAACTTGAGCGGAAATTAACTATTTTTCCAAAAAAAATTTTACTAAAACAGTCTAAAAAAAAATAACCGGCCCAAGGGCCGGCTAAAACGCTTTCATTTTCACATAAAAAAAATTAGATCCAAACAGAAACAGCTTTATCGTAAGAAACTAGTTCTTCTTCTTTAAAGAATAATCCGATTTCGCGCTCTGCACTTTCAGCAGAATCTGAACCGTGGATGATATTGTTGCTTACTTGTACAGCATAGTCACCGCGGATTGAACCAGGAGCTGCTTCAGCAGGGTTCGTTTTGCCCATCATGTTACGAGCAGTTAAGATAACGTCTTTACCTTCCCAAACCATTGCAAATACAGGTCCAGAAGTAATAAAGTCTACAAGCTCTCCGAAAAACGGACGCTCTTTATGCTCACCATAATGTTCTTTTGCAAGATCCTCAGAAATGTTCATTAGTTTCGCACCAACTAACTGAAAACCTTTCTTTTCAAAACGGGATACGATTTCTCCGATTAACGCACGTTGAACGCCATCTGGTTTAACCATTAAAA
This genomic interval carries:
- the trpD gene encoding anthranilate phosphoribosyltransferase, encoding MIQSLNKKLVKNETMTENEAFYFMESLVNGRVTDAEAISILSIMSYRGETAQEITGFVKAIRKLSKQVSRRCPDEIMDTCGTGGDGASTFNISTAVSIILSSLGIKVAKHGNKAVTSKSGSSDVLEALGIKVATNSYEANLQLNKYDIAFLHAPYFHPSLKKVAHLRRQLSFRTIFNIIGPLVNPMSPSYQLIGVSDENAAAAMAEAIKILGIKKALLVTGKDGLDECSITGETKMFLVEKGEITEFSYTPEEAGLKRGSLKDITVNDKQESAELITAILKGQGNESAKNIVILNAAAALFASNRVHGIREGVEVIENCLRSGKAYKHLLSINKEEEKVLVN
- the hisC gene encoding histidinol-phosphate transaminase; this encodes MQPKEQLLSLQPYKPGKPVEEVKRELGLEKIIKLASNENPYGCSKLAKDKITEELSNLQVYPDGYAAEIREKLSGYLGVEQEQLIFGNGSDEVVQILCRAYLSPETNTVMAAPTFPQYRHNAVIEGAEIREVPLINGNHDLDSMIEEIDHQTKIVWLCNPNNPTGNYIPENDFVQFMKKVPSNVIVVSDEAYFEYVSANDYPNTIHYLKNYPNLVILRTFSKAHGLAALRIGYGIADRSIIKGMEPAREPFNTSRLAQAAAIGALEDEGFINECKQKNREGLELFYSFCERKDLLYYPSEANFILLDVNSDADSAFNYLLKKGYIVRSGSALGFPTMIRITIGEEEHNKEIIGHLEAYIESLVESVN
- a CDS encoding CheR family methyltransferase — its product is MDLDYEVFKKNILLKTGIDLSKYKEAQMKRRLIALREKRSFGSFSDYYQSLSNDRTMLDEFLDRMTINVSEFYRNPSRWEVLEQKILPRLLDERSSLKAWSAACSTGEEPYTLSMMLSEIKGISNFSILATDLDEQVLEQAKNGFYFEKAAQDVPNVKKKRYFSKQELGLKVNDDIKKHVTFRKQNLLSDPFGKDFDLIVCRNVMIYFTEEAKAVLYEKFSKALRPGGVLFVGSTEQIFNPGLYGLESEEPFFYRKK
- the trpA gene encoding tryptophan synthase subunit alpha: MNKRWTAFQNSADYRFVPYIMAGDPCEEATIELSLALEDCGAAALELGVPYSDPLADGPVIQRAGMRGLKQKMNLEKTIKLVSKLRERGLKIPVIIFTYYNLLLQLGENRFMTLAEEGGVDGVLVPDLPYEESSYLKEMCSAHHLALISLVAPTTNKEKLNMLSSEAEGFLYCISSLGVTGIRSEFRDGLNDFLRAAKENSAVPVLVGFGLSKRNQIEQFEGTSDGFIVGSAIVKKIESLENELINNREEAIREFKQYVESLLPVYSR
- the trpC gene encoding indole-3-glycerol phosphate synthase TrpC — translated: MLTKILQQKEKEIDVLPPITRSANLDFIEKDHRPFALNLLRSENKPALIAEVKKASPSKGIIKENFNPVSIAKEYEEAGAACLSVLTDNEFFQGSLKYLKEIRKHVSIPLLRKDFIIDERQIIESVEHGADAILLIAACLTKEKLKALHKFAEECGLECLIEVHTKEEIDQVYEVCNPSMIGINNRDLKNFTTSINHTFSLLPYIKKETIVISESGIKSGTDVKRLSDHGVNGMLIGESLMRADSIEKKITEIYGNVR
- the trpB gene encoding tryptophan synthase subunit beta; this translates as MSAAIVPDHRGRYGDFGGKYVPETIMFALEELEKAFEEAMKDKEFQERFQNELAIYSGRPTPLTLAERLSEVNGGAKIYLKREDLNHTGAHKINNAIGQALLAVRMGKKKIIAETGAGQHGVAAATVAAKYGLSCKVYMGKEDIRRQALNVFRMKLLGAEVIEVTSGSQTLKDATNEAIREWVAAVEDTFYLIGSAVGPHPYPKMVKNFQQVIGFETMDQFTRENDGSLPGAVVACVGGGSNAIGMFAPFINKDVPLFGIEAAGKGIETNQHAATLSKGTNGVIHGSLTKLLQTEEGQITEPYSISAGLDYPGIGPEHAYLHETGRVKYEAVTDQESLEALKSLCLNEGILCALESAHAVAYSLKLAKNMNKDESVVVCLSGRGDKDVHTLMEKAEGGNQHE
- a CDS encoding phosphoribosylanthranilate isomerase codes for the protein MYVKYCGCQSEDDYKLLSSSRADIIGFVFAESKRKVTPEEVSSWVRFHEKRKLLAGVFQNSSIEEMVSAAKEVPLDIIQCHGNESVSTIINLKKRTKKLVYKAIPYSGTISEQISVFAKYADAIVVDSVSKGQFGGTGISFSWTQVPAILKEAKKENVPCFIAGGINPENINSLLEYDPYGVDLSGGIEYEGKKSSERIKKLERMISHVSSNRT
- the ndk gene encoding nucleoside-diphosphate kinase; this translates as MEKTFLMVKPDGVQRALIGEIVSRFEKKGFQLVGAKLMNISEDLAKEHYGEHKERPFFGELVDFITSGPVFAMVWEGKDVILTARNMMGKTNPAEAAPGSIRGDYAVQVSNNIIHGSDSAESAEREIGLFFKEEELVSYDKAVSVWI